One genomic window of Deltaproteobacteria bacterium includes the following:
- a CDS encoding ABC transporter permease, translated as MTVVFWKELADHFSSRRFMILLALIILSGLWATYATGQAIRQNTDTVPSQYVFLLLLTSSGETLFSLATFLGFFGPLVGITLGFDSISGEYARGTLSRVLSQPIYRDSLINGKFFAGLTTVAVLWGSILLLVIGLGITLLGFPPNAEELWRMLIFTVVGVFYVGFWLALAMLFSLLFQKTVTAALGSLSVWLFLSLFVSVLSGAIAGLIVPDATTPEAVTRRSDIENIVGRVSPSTLFNESVGILLNPAARVFGMALQSQAEGILPTPLALDQSLNLIWPHITTIFGLVAVCFGISYIIFMRAEIRA; from the coding sequence ATGACTGTGGTGTTTTGGAAAGAATTGGCCGACCACTTCAGCAGCCGGCGGTTTATGATTTTGTTAGCCTTGATCATCCTGTCGGGGCTCTGGGCGACCTACGCCACCGGCCAAGCGATCCGCCAAAACACCGACACCGTGCCGTCGCAATATGTTTTCCTACTTCTGCTCACCTCCAGCGGTGAAACGCTTTTTTCCCTGGCAACCTTTCTCGGCTTCTTTGGTCCCCTAGTGGGCATCACCCTGGGCTTCGATAGCATCAGTGGTGAATACGCCCGCGGCACTTTGAGCCGCGTGCTGTCACAACCGATCTACCGCGACAGTTTGATCAACGGCAAGTTTTTTGCCGGCCTGACTACAGTAGCGGTGCTTTGGGGATCGATCCTGCTGTTGGTCATCGGTTTAGGCATCACATTATTGGGCTTCCCGCCCAACGCCGAAGAGCTCTGGCGCATGTTGATTTTCACCGTCGTCGGAGTTTTTTACGTGGGCTTCTGGCTCGCGCTAGCGATGCTTTTCTCTTTGCTGTTTCAGAAAACCGTCACCGCGGCGCTCGGCTCGCTTTCCGTATGGCTGTTCTTGTCGCTCTTCGTATCGGTGCTTAGCGGCGCCATCGCCGGACTCATCGTACCCGATGCCACCACACCGGAAGCCGTCACGCGCCGTTCGGACATTGAAAATATCGTCGGCCGAGTTTCGCCGAGCACATTGTTCAACGAAAGCGTCGGCATCCTGCTCAATCCCGCGGCCCGAGTCTTCGGCATGGCACTGCAGAGCCAAGCTGAAGGCATCTTGCCGACTCCCCTGGCACTCGACCAAAGTTTGAATTTAATCTGGCCCCACATCACCACCATCTTCGGCCTGGTGGCGGTCTGTTTCGGCATCTCCTATATCATTTTCATGCGCGCCGAAATTCGCGCCTAA